In one Candidatus Nitronereus thalassa genomic region, the following are encoded:
- a CDS encoding NAD(P)-dependent oxidoreductase: MTLQKLLRLSSPLRLGWIGTGVMGAAMCQHLLKNSYPVTVYSRTRQKAEGLLANGAQWASSPSEVVKHADVVFTMVGFPHDVREVYCGDSGLLKSLRPNTVLVDMTTSLPSLAVEISAICNAKGSYFVDAPVSGGDVGAQQATLSIMVGGETEVVVALRPFFKILSQTINHQGPPGAGQHAKLCNQITIAGTMIGVCESLLYGYRAGLDLDTLLQSIRGGAAACWTLDHLAPRILVRNFEPGFYVDHFVKDMGMALEEAKRLGLVLPGLALVHQLYLSVQAYGHGRAGTHALMLALERLSNISGKEDM, translated from the coding sequence ATGACATTGCAAAAATTATTGCGTCTTTCTTCACCCCTTCGGCTTGGATGGATTGGCACTGGTGTCATGGGCGCCGCTATGTGCCAACACCTCCTGAAGAATTCTTATCCAGTCACGGTTTATTCTCGAACTCGTCAAAAGGCCGAGGGTCTCTTGGCGAATGGGGCCCAGTGGGCTTCATCTCCATCGGAGGTCGTTAAACACGCGGATGTCGTATTCACCATGGTGGGGTTTCCTCATGATGTGCGAGAAGTCTACTGTGGGGATTCCGGCCTTCTGAAGTCCCTTCGCCCCAACACCGTACTCGTGGATATGACAACTTCACTGCCAAGTTTGGCCGTGGAAATTTCGGCAATTTGCAATGCCAAGGGCAGTTATTTTGTTGATGCCCCGGTTTCAGGAGGAGATGTCGGGGCGCAACAGGCTACTTTATCCATCATGGTTGGAGGCGAAACCGAAGTCGTAGTTGCCCTTCGGCCATTTTTTAAAATCTTAAGTCAGACGATAAATCATCAAGGTCCCCCTGGAGCTGGCCAACATGCAAAGCTGTGCAACCAAATTACCATCGCTGGGACCATGATTGGGGTGTGTGAATCTTTATTGTATGGCTATCGAGCAGGTTTGGATTTGGATACCTTGCTGCAATCTATCCGTGGAGGGGCTGCGGCCTGCTGGACCTTAGACCATCTGGCTCCTCGAATATTGGTCAGAAATTTTGAACCCGGGTTCTATGTCGACCATTTTGTGAAAGACATGGGGATGGCATTAGAGGAGGCCAAGCGATTGGGGCTCGTTCTGCCTGGATTGGCCTTGGTACACCAGTTATATCTCTCTGTGCAAGCTTATGGGCATGGTCGTGCAGGAACCCATGCGCTCATGTTGGCCCTTGAACGTCTCTCCAATATTTCTGGAAAAGAGGATATGTGA
- a CDS encoding CpaF family protein — protein sequence MFSPNWDDSAAIGLANYGDLKHELHRKVIEALDLSVVSKLDPDLLKKELSTLVEHLLEQESAPLNIREREQLISEIQNEVMGLGPLEPLVQDPTINDILVNRCDQIYVERAGKLELADVRFRDEAHLRKVIEKIVSAIGRRIDESSPMCDCRLLDGSRVNAIIPPLALDGSSISIRKFSKDKLQIQDLVNKRSLTPEIAELLQGIVEARLNVIIAGGTGCGKTTILNILSGFIPDDERIITIEDAAELQLRQDHVVRLETRPPNVEGKGEVNQRDLVKNCLRMRPDRIVMGECRGPETLDMLQAMNTGHDGSLTTIHANTPRDALTRIETLVALAGLNISTKGLRHYISSAVDVILQMTRLSDGSRKLTSLQEITGMEGEIITLQEIFTFEQTGLSDDRKVRGKFTSTGVRPKFTEKFRALGIELSQDVFDPLKVYEV from the coding sequence ATGTTTAGTCCTAATTGGGATGATAGTGCAGCTATTGGACTTGCGAATTATGGTGACCTCAAGCATGAATTGCATCGGAAGGTCATCGAAGCACTTGATCTTTCTGTTGTCTCAAAACTCGATCCGGATCTACTCAAAAAAGAATTAAGTACACTTGTCGAACATCTCCTCGAGCAGGAGTCTGCCCCGCTTAACATCCGAGAACGCGAACAACTAATTTCCGAAATTCAAAATGAAGTGATGGGGCTGGGACCCCTCGAACCGCTTGTTCAAGATCCAACGATCAATGATATTTTGGTGAATCGTTGCGATCAGATTTATGTGGAACGGGCAGGGAAGCTTGAATTAGCCGACGTACGATTTCGCGATGAAGCGCACCTGAGGAAGGTGATCGAAAAAATCGTGTCTGCCATAGGGCGTCGGATTGATGAGTCTTCCCCCATGTGTGATTGCCGGTTGTTGGATGGCTCTCGGGTAAATGCCATTATTCCTCCTCTTGCCCTTGATGGTTCATCAATCTCAATCCGGAAATTCAGCAAAGACAAACTTCAGATTCAAGATCTCGTCAATAAGCGATCCTTGACCCCAGAAATTGCGGAGCTGCTCCAAGGCATTGTGGAAGCAAGACTAAACGTCATTATTGCAGGGGGTACTGGCTGCGGAAAGACTACGATTTTAAATATTTTGTCAGGATTTATTCCAGACGACGAGCGAATCATTACGATAGAAGATGCGGCGGAGCTCCAACTTCGGCAGGATCACGTCGTTCGTCTTGAAACACGGCCACCCAATGTTGAAGGGAAAGGAGAAGTCAACCAACGAGATTTGGTGAAGAACTGTCTCCGTATGCGACCCGATCGAATCGTGATGGGGGAATGCCGTGGTCCCGAAACCTTGGACATGCTCCAAGCGATGAACACGGGTCATGATGGTTCGTTAACAACGATTCATGCGAATACTCCACGGGATGCCTTGACTCGAATTGAAACCTTGGTGGCCTTGGCTGGTTTGAATATTAGTACCAAGGGCCTTCGCCATTATATTAGTTCAGCGGTAGATGTCATTTTGCAAATGACTCGCTTGTCCGATGGGTCAAGGAAATTAACCAGTTTGCAAGAAATTACTGGGATGGAAGGAGAGATTATCACACTCCAAGAAATTTTTACGTTTGAACAGACTGGGTTATCTGATGATCGAAAGGTCCGTGGAAAATTTACGTCAACGGGAGTTCGCCCGAAGTTCACGGAGAAGTTTAGAGCGTTGGGAATTGAATTGTCTCAAGATGTCTTTGATCCCTTAAAAGTCTATGAAGTGTAA
- a CDS encoding agmatine deiminase family protein, protein MNAKTKTGQAEMRGMGTGYRMPAEWEPHEATWLGWPHNVSDWPGKLAPIHWVYAEIVRKLSEGEFVRILVQSKVHENRARRFLRRAHVNLDQVQFFQIPTNRGWTRDFGPIFVTQEQPCLQRTIARFRFNAWARYSDWKKDDQVPVRLAKCLKHPMVPVTYKGNDVVLEGGSIDVNGAGTLLTTEECLLDPHIQVRNVDMTRYDYETIFKDALGITNTVWLNKGIAGDDTHGHVDDICRFVNPRTVVLCQERNGYDENHRPLAENRERLEGALLQDGSKVEMIPLPMPSPLMFDGRRLPASYANFYIGNAAVLVPTFNDPNDRVALGILSDIFRDRPVVGIHAVDLVWGFGTIHCLTQQQPVLSVS, encoded by the coding sequence GTGAATGCTAAAACAAAAACCGGCCAGGCAGAAATGCGGGGCATGGGGACAGGTTATCGGATGCCTGCAGAATGGGAGCCTCATGAAGCGACCTGGTTGGGTTGGCCGCACAATGTCTCAGATTGGCCAGGAAAGTTGGCTCCCATTCATTGGGTGTATGCCGAGATCGTTCGAAAATTGTCGGAAGGGGAATTCGTCAGGATTCTCGTCCAGTCGAAAGTCCATGAAAATCGTGCCAGGCGGTTTCTTCGTCGCGCTCATGTAAATCTGGATCAGGTTCAATTCTTTCAAATTCCTACCAATCGAGGGTGGACCCGGGATTTCGGTCCTATTTTTGTAACTCAGGAACAACCATGCCTTCAGAGGACCATAGCTCGATTTCGATTTAATGCATGGGCCCGGTATTCCGACTGGAAAAAGGATGATCAGGTGCCGGTACGTTTAGCCAAATGCCTCAAACATCCAATGGTTCCTGTGACCTATAAAGGGAATGATGTGGTCCTCGAAGGAGGGAGTATCGACGTCAATGGCGCTGGGACCTTGTTGACTACTGAAGAATGTTTGCTTGATCCTCATATCCAAGTTCGCAACGTCGACATGACTAGATATGATTACGAAACGATCTTCAAGGACGCATTGGGGATTACCAATACCGTATGGTTAAATAAGGGAATTGCCGGTGATGATACCCATGGGCATGTGGATGATATTTGCCGATTCGTGAATCCACGCACAGTTGTCCTTTGCCAAGAACGAAATGGGTACGACGAAAACCATCGACCTCTGGCTGAAAATCGAGAACGCCTTGAAGGGGCTTTATTACAAGATGGCTCAAAAGTTGAAATGATCCCGTTGCCCATGCCTAGTCCATTAATGTTCGATGGGCGTCGATTGCCGGCGAGTTATGCGAATTTTTATATTGGGAACGCCGCAGTGCTGGTGCCAACCTTTAATGATCCTAATGACCGTGTCGCACTCGGCATTTTGAGCGACATTTTCCGCGATCGCCCTGTGGTGGGAATTCATGCGGTGGATCTCGTGTGGGGCTTTGGCACCATTCATTGCCTCACCCAGCAACAGCCTGTCTTGTCTGTGTCATGA
- a CDS encoding type II secretion system F family protein, translated as MDQALIIAFMVFMMTVLTMVGVYTLVRSRQTAKDWGERIRGRTPTVESTETGKGLAYLSGIFLKLLERLGQANKPKDQAETSRLKKTLVTAGYRGPRAPVIFLGSKIFLGILFGALFFIFGDQITKGMTANVFSMIMIATALGGFYMPQLWLSLATSQRKQKLLNGFPDALDLMVVCVEAGLGLDQAIARVGEEIKIGHKDLGDEFQLVSLELRAGFSREQALRNLSDRTDIDEIRSLIALLIQTDRFGTSVGQALRVHSDSMRMNRRLRAEEMAAKLPVKLMLPLIVFIFPSLMVVIIGPGAIKLIRNFLPAMSGS; from the coding sequence ATGGATCAAGCGCTTATCATTGCTTTTATGGTGTTTATGATGACGGTCCTCACCATGGTGGGTGTCTATACTCTTGTCCGTTCTCGACAAACTGCAAAAGATTGGGGTGAACGTATAAGGGGAAGAACGCCGACAGTTGAAAGCACGGAAACCGGTAAAGGCTTGGCATATCTGAGCGGAATATTTCTTAAGCTTCTTGAGCGATTAGGTCAGGCCAATAAACCCAAAGACCAAGCGGAAACCTCTCGTCTTAAAAAGACGCTTGTGACGGCAGGGTATCGTGGACCTCGGGCTCCAGTAATTTTTCTTGGGAGTAAAATATTTCTCGGGATACTTTTTGGTGCATTGTTTTTTATTTTTGGTGACCAGATTACAAAAGGTATGACGGCTAATGTCTTTTCCATGATCATGATCGCTACGGCACTTGGGGGCTTTTATATGCCTCAATTGTGGTTGTCTCTGGCAACTTCACAACGAAAGCAAAAGTTGCTCAATGGGTTTCCCGATGCCCTGGATCTTATGGTGGTCTGCGTAGAAGCTGGTCTTGGGCTTGATCAAGCCATTGCTCGAGTGGGTGAAGAAATCAAAATTGGGCATAAAGACCTTGGTGATGAATTCCAATTAGTGAGCTTGGAATTGCGCGCTGGGTTTTCTCGTGAACAAGCGTTGCGAAATTTAAGTGATCGCACTGACATTGATGAAATAAGAAGTTTGATTGCCCTGTTGATTCAAACTGATCGGTTTGGGACGAGTGTGGGCCAAGCCTTACGCGTGCATTCAGATTCCATGCGAATGAATCGACGCCTTCGGGCCGAAGAAATGGCGGCGAAGCTGCCGGTTAAACTCATGCTTCCCCTTATAGTGTTTATCTTTCCGAGTTTAATGGTCGTCATTATTGGTCCAGGTGCGATAAAACTTATTCGAAATTTTCTGCCCGCTATGTCAGGAAGTTAG
- a CDS encoding type II secretion system F family protein, whose product MTILMSIGIFLSVILFIEGGAYAYHAHLNPKTKALKRRLRGSVGSTPTRKTPEQVEVMRKRSSGDMPWIDRLLTKLPKLDSLEKTLQQANSSMPLGVFLFLSVGMAVTGLAIAALNNAPLYAMFIATIVGGFLPWLYMRRQRAQRFKDFQRQLPDALDLVSRSLRAGHAFSVGMKMVGDEFPDPIGPEFNRAVEEISFGIDVAEALKNLSTRIECVDLRFFITSLIVQRETGGNLAEILESISRLIRQRFELLGKVAALSAEGKLSGIVLVLLPFGIGILLWFLNPAYMNLLVTDPMGKNMLTISGVLMVIGSFMMKKMISFKV is encoded by the coding sequence ATGACAATTCTCATGAGTATAGGCATTTTCTTGTCAGTGATCCTATTTATTGAGGGAGGTGCCTATGCCTACCATGCTCATTTGAATCCTAAGACCAAAGCCCTGAAACGGCGTTTACGCGGTTCTGTGGGGTCAACACCTACAAGAAAGACCCCAGAGCAAGTTGAGGTCATGAGAAAAAGAAGTTCAGGGGACATGCCCTGGATTGATCGGTTGTTAACAAAGTTGCCGAAATTAGACTCCCTCGAAAAAACTCTTCAACAAGCTAATAGTAGTATGCCGCTGGGCGTGTTTTTGTTTCTCTCCGTAGGGATGGCCGTGACAGGCTTGGCCATTGCTGCCCTCAATAATGCCCCTCTTTATGCCATGTTCATTGCGACGATCGTTGGTGGGTTTTTGCCGTGGTTGTATATGCGTCGGCAGCGAGCTCAGCGCTTTAAAGATTTTCAACGCCAACTTCCTGATGCATTAGACTTAGTCTCTCGGTCACTTAGGGCCGGCCACGCGTTTAGCGTGGGCATGAAAATGGTAGGGGACGAATTCCCCGATCCGATTGGGCCAGAATTTAATCGAGCCGTTGAAGAAATATCTTTTGGCATTGATGTGGCGGAAGCATTAAAAAATCTTTCAACGAGAATCGAATGTGTGGATCTACGGTTTTTTATTACTTCTCTGATTGTACAACGAGAAACAGGTGGAAATCTTGCAGAAATCCTAGAGTCGATTAGTCGGCTGATTCGGCAACGTTTCGAATTGTTAGGAAAGGTTGCCGCTCTATCAGCTGAAGGGAAATTGTCTGGAATAGTTCTTGTCTTGTTGCCCTTTGGGATTGGCATTCTTCTCTGGTTTCTGAATCCTGCCTATATGAATCTGCTTGTCACCGACCCTATGGGAAAAAACATGTTAACGATTAGTGGGGTCTTGATGGTCATTGGTTCATTTATGATGAAAAAAATGATTTCTTTTAAAGTGTAA
- a CDS encoding tetratricopeptide repeat protein, which yields MKLIQMPQYLIVTACCGLILVGCESFSMKPQKFSTPDEHYQQVLEAQKAGVEFDEAAKNLPEATAEEHAKLGDAHLQQGQLGLAIGQYLQVLEKDPTQTATRYKLAMLLLKHGKADASRKEFKKVLEQDDQFALAYEGLGQAFLVLGDHLGADQSFRKALSLDQNLWRSHTYLGIMADRRHLHLSAIEAYNAALAIQPREGMVLNNLGMAQYMNRQYRQAANTFQLAIQAGTDSPKVANNLGLALSKLGKFPEAFDAFKKGTNPAKAYNNVGIALLEAGRPKRAISCFEKAIELEPTFYEKANENLEQAKRAASQVDPKGSTKLEACL from the coding sequence ATGAAATTAATTCAGATGCCACAATATCTTATTGTTACTGCTTGTTGCGGCCTCATCTTAGTGGGGTGTGAGTCTTTTTCTATGAAGCCCCAAAAATTTTCTACTCCCGATGAACATTATCAGCAAGTATTAGAGGCACAAAAAGCTGGTGTAGAATTTGATGAAGCTGCAAAAAATCTTCCGGAAGCCACGGCTGAAGAGCATGCCAAACTTGGAGATGCTCATCTTCAACAAGGGCAGTTAGGGCTGGCGATTGGTCAATATCTTCAAGTCTTAGAAAAAGATCCCACACAAACTGCCACTCGGTATAAATTGGCTATGCTGTTATTAAAGCATGGCAAGGCTGATGCTAGTCGGAAAGAATTTAAGAAAGTGCTCGAGCAAGATGACCAATTTGCCTTAGCCTACGAGGGGCTAGGCCAAGCATTTCTCGTGTTAGGTGACCATCTTGGTGCAGATCAATCGTTTCGCAAAGCACTCAGCCTTGATCAAAATCTTTGGCGATCCCATACCTATTTGGGCATTATGGCTGATCGACGTCATCTGCATTTATCGGCCATTGAGGCATACAATGCAGCGTTAGCCATTCAACCTAGAGAAGGGATGGTCTTGAATAACCTAGGTATGGCTCAATATATGAACCGGCAATATCGTCAAGCTGCAAACACTTTTCAGTTGGCCATTCAGGCAGGAACAGACTCACCGAAAGTAGCAAACAACTTGGGATTAGCACTTTCAAAGCTAGGAAAGTTTCCAGAGGCTTTTGATGCATTTAAAAAGGGGACAAATCCTGCCAAGGCCTACAATAATGTCGGAATTGCTTTGCTGGAAGCAGGGCGGCCAAAGCGTGCCATATCCTGCTTTGAAAAGGCCATTGAGTTGGAACCGACGTTTTATGAAAAAGCCAATGAGAATCTTGAACAAGCCAAACGAGCTGCGAGTCAGGTTGACCCAAAGGGGTCTACTAAATTAGAGGCCTGTTTGTAG
- a CDS encoding HD-GYP domain-containing protein: MSIKKIPIDSVRLGMFIVGFDRSWLETPFLTHRFLIKKVSQLTKIRETGIRYVEIDTDQGLDDTQPQTDEIPESSDSDPAMQLEEELAKLPADSQGHPLSNEFHHARDFRKEMLGEVQDVLSQVRTSGVVDGEKAKEVAEDIIARTIGYEDALGALIRTREFSPDLYDHSLSVCTISVLLGRLLGYEKHLLHQLAMGALLHDIGLLQLPANVVRPRRLLSETELKLYHQHPVLGVEILKKSEGISEEVIEMIAIHHQSTFSNILDDGSPGEWNTAGGVLRVVDAYDELLTGQGLQKPMPVKDTLSELYQRGQRNELDLTLVSHLINQIGIYPIYSLVELNTGERGIITAITPGKLLYPVVLIIQDANRQPYDNPIPINFSTRLPEEPPLQITEVLDAEKEGVSVEEVLADWVAL; encoded by the coding sequence ATGAGTATAAAAAAAATCCCAATCGATTCAGTCAGACTTGGCATGTTTATTGTGGGATTTGACCGTTCTTGGCTTGAGACTCCTTTTCTTACGCACCGATTCCTCATAAAAAAAGTCTCCCAACTCACAAAAATCCGAGAGACGGGTATTCGCTATGTTGAGATAGATACGGATCAAGGACTGGATGATACCCAACCCCAAACTGACGAAATACCCGAATCGTCAGATTCAGATCCAGCCATGCAGCTAGAAGAAGAACTGGCTAAGCTACCTGCTGATTCCCAGGGGCATCCCCTTTCAAATGAATTTCATCATGCCCGGGATTTCCGCAAGGAAATGCTTGGTGAAGTTCAAGACGTATTAAGCCAGGTTCGAACATCAGGCGTAGTCGATGGAGAAAAAGCGAAGGAAGTGGCAGAAGATATTATTGCCCGAACGATAGGATACGAAGATGCACTGGGTGCATTGATTCGCACACGGGAATTCTCCCCTGACCTCTATGATCATTCCTTGTCCGTCTGCACGATTTCCGTTCTACTCGGGCGCCTCTTAGGTTACGAAAAACACCTGCTCCACCAGTTAGCCATGGGAGCTCTTTTGCATGATATCGGCCTTCTACAACTACCCGCCAATGTGGTCCGCCCACGCAGACTCCTTTCTGAAACCGAACTAAAACTTTACCATCAACATCCGGTTCTCGGAGTTGAAATTCTGAAAAAAAGTGAAGGGATCTCGGAAGAAGTCATCGAGATGATCGCTATTCACCACCAATCGACTTTTTCTAATATTCTAGATGATGGGAGCCCGGGTGAATGGAATACCGCCGGTGGTGTGCTCCGAGTGGTCGATGCCTACGACGAGCTTCTAACTGGGCAAGGGCTACAAAAACCCATGCCTGTGAAAGATACCCTCAGTGAGTTGTACCAACGAGGTCAACGAAATGAACTCGATTTGACTTTGGTTTCCCACTTGATCAATCAAATTGGCATCTATCCCATCTATAGTCTTGTAGAATTAAATACTGGGGAGCGAGGAATCATTACCGCCATCACACCTGGCAAACTTCTCTATCCGGTTGTCCTGATCATCCAAGATGCAAATCGGCAACCATACGACAACCCCATTCCCATTAATTTCTCCACACGCTTACCCGAAGAACCCCCACTACAAATCACTGAAGTGCTTGATGCAGAAAAAGAAGGCGTTTCGGTTGAAGAGGTACTCGCCGATTGGGTCGCGTTATAA
- a CDS encoding carbon-nitrogen hydrolase gives MQPSSKIRVGLVQLACSPGPKDNLDRAVAKIEVAARDGVTLVCLPELFTSQYFCQKEDAALFDLAEPVPGPSTEALSKIAKQYKIVIIVPIFERRTAGIYHNSIVVLDKDGSLVGLYRKMHIPDDPAYYEKFYFTPGDKGFQAISTSVGKVGTLICWDQWYPEAARLTTLQGAEMLFYPTAIGWHPSEKAQEGKAQREAWQTIQRSHAIANGVFVVSVNRIGHEKPNAGADGIEFWGSSFVCDPFGVVLAEASIDKEETLMTEVDLRRVEEVRRNWPFLRDRRVDAYGGITKRFLDQEDPGEC, from the coding sequence ATGCAACCTTCAAGTAAGATTCGCGTGGGTCTTGTTCAGCTTGCCTGTTCCCCAGGTCCAAAAGATAACCTGGATCGGGCGGTGGCCAAAATTGAAGTAGCCGCTCGTGACGGTGTGACGCTGGTGTGTTTGCCAGAGCTATTTACATCCCAATATTTTTGCCAAAAAGAAGATGCGGCATTGTTTGATTTGGCCGAACCTGTTCCTGGGCCTTCAACGGAAGCATTAAGCAAGATCGCTAAGCAGTATAAGATCGTCATCATTGTTCCAATTTTCGAAAGACGAACTGCTGGAATCTATCACAACTCCATTGTGGTGTTGGATAAGGATGGCTCCTTAGTCGGGCTGTATCGCAAGATGCACATTCCCGACGACCCGGCATATTATGAAAAATTCTATTTCACGCCAGGAGATAAAGGGTTCCAGGCGATTTCTACAAGTGTGGGAAAGGTCGGCACATTAATTTGTTGGGATCAATGGTATCCGGAGGCCGCACGGTTGACCACGCTTCAAGGTGCCGAAATGTTGTTCTATCCTACCGCGATTGGATGGCATCCATCGGAAAAGGCGCAAGAAGGGAAAGCGCAACGGGAAGCCTGGCAAACGATTCAACGAAGTCATGCCATTGCCAATGGCGTGTTTGTGGTGTCCGTGAATCGTATTGGTCATGAGAAACCAAATGCTGGGGCTGACGGAATTGAGTTTTGGGGCAGCTCCTTTGTCTGTGATCCCTTTGGTGTGGTGCTTGCCGAGGCATCTATTGATAAGGAGGAAACTCTAATGACGGAAGTGGATTTACGTCGGGTGGAGGAAGTCCGACGGAATTGGCCCTTTCTTCGCGACCGGCGAGTTGATGCGTATGGTGGTATCACGAAACGGTTTCTAGACCAAGAGGATCCTGGTGAATGCTAA
- a CDS encoding YhjD/YihY/BrkB family envelope integrity protein: protein MSVISRIEKFLRRDLWLPELETLRGWAAFYIKTLRLIVVAFSDFRDGALSIRATSLVSTTLLSLVPVLAVTFSVLKGFGIHQQVEPLLAQALEPLGAKGAELTTKIIEFVNNLKVGALGAVGVAGLFYTTYSLIDKIEEALNHIWRVRQARPLARKFTDYLSVILVGPVLVFTAFATTASAQSHWLVQSILKIEPLGAAFVWATTLMPFLLICVGFSFLYKFVPHTVVHTSSALMGGVTAGILWQIAGMLFATFVAGTAKYSAIYSSFAILILFLMWVYVGWLIVLIGAQVAYYYQHPSAYLTRLRWKHNTAAFREHLALTMLVHMTRRYLAQEPPFEEAELASMLGVPLSAQEEIVEDFIDHGLVYRTVDPKGLMLGKPPEQVTVLEILQLVSHREYPPAPMDSHADDPVGSILRVKDQAVNESLNGLTLKTLSEKDPSAFTLSESSSILIDEPVS from the coding sequence ATGAGTGTCATTTCGAGAATTGAAAAATTCCTACGACGAGATTTATGGCTCCCTGAGCTGGAAACGCTCCGAGGCTGGGCAGCATTCTATATCAAGACCCTTCGGTTGATCGTCGTCGCATTTTCAGACTTTCGTGACGGTGCGTTAAGCATTAGGGCCACGAGTTTGGTGTCTACTACCCTATTGTCTTTGGTCCCGGTATTGGCAGTGACGTTTTCTGTGCTGAAAGGTTTTGGCATTCATCAGCAAGTGGAACCGCTCTTGGCACAAGCTCTTGAGCCATTAGGCGCCAAGGGGGCGGAGCTTACCACCAAAATCATCGAATTTGTGAATAATCTTAAAGTGGGAGCTTTGGGGGCGGTGGGTGTGGCTGGACTCTTTTATACGACGTATTCGCTCATCGATAAAATCGAGGAAGCGCTCAATCATATTTGGCGTGTTCGCCAAGCCCGTCCGTTGGCTCGGAAATTCACCGATTATTTGAGCGTCATTCTAGTAGGGCCCGTACTGGTCTTTACCGCTTTTGCGACTACAGCTTCTGCCCAAAGTCATTGGTTGGTTCAATCCATATTGAAAATTGAACCACTCGGCGCGGCCTTTGTGTGGGCGACGACCCTTATGCCCTTTCTGTTGATTTGTGTGGGGTTTAGCTTTCTTTACAAATTTGTCCCGCATACCGTGGTTCACACGTCTTCCGCGTTGATGGGAGGAGTCACGGCAGGAATATTGTGGCAAATCGCAGGAATGCTCTTCGCGACCTTTGTCGCTGGGACAGCCAAATATAGTGCGATTTACTCAAGCTTTGCAATCCTTATTTTGTTCCTCATGTGGGTCTATGTTGGATGGTTAATTGTGTTGATTGGGGCCCAGGTGGCTTATTATTATCAACACCCTTCGGCGTATCTCACGAGACTACGCTGGAAGCACAATACCGCCGCATTCCGAGAACACCTGGCGTTGACCATGCTTGTCCATATGACCCGCCGTTATCTTGCTCAAGAGCCACCCTTTGAGGAGGCGGAATTGGCCAGCATGTTAGGGGTGCCCCTTTCTGCTCAAGAGGAAATCGTTGAGGATTTTATTGATCATGGGTTGGTCTACCGCACGGTAGATCCCAAGGGTCTCATGTTGGGGAAACCCCCGGAGCAAGTCACCGTGTTGGAAATTCTGCAATTGGTCTCCCATCGGGAATATCCTCCGGCGCCGATGGATTCCCATGCGGACGATCCTGTTGGGTCGATTTTACGCGTGAAGGATCAGGCCGTGAATGAATCATTGAATGGGTTGACCTTAAAAACATTGTCGGAAAAAGACCCTTCTGCCTTCACACTTTCAGAATCCTCCTCAATTTTAATTGACGAACCTGTCTCGTAA
- a CDS encoding tetratricopeptide repeat protein: MKQLRCLFLLVLLGLPLYGCSGQESPWEASLREAQEAIEQKEYAYAEGLLTKALPQAEMWGESDSRLASVLYSLGEVYRRQHDLAKAEPYFWRALPIWTKSVGAEHPNMANALTSLAQIYQDRQEYQKAEPLIKQALKIREKAFGMEHPQIASTLEVYGSLMNLMNREEEAGKLHARREAILRQ, from the coding sequence ATGAAACAACTGAGGTGTCTTTTCCTATTAGTATTGTTGGGGCTCCCGCTGTATGGATGCAGCGGTCAGGAATCCCCCTGGGAAGCTTCCTTACGAGAAGCTCAGGAAGCCATTGAACAGAAGGAATATGCCTATGCAGAAGGTCTCCTGACAAAAGCCTTGCCACAGGCCGAAATGTGGGGAGAGTCCGATAGCCGACTCGCCTCGGTCTTGTACTCTTTAGGGGAGGTATATCGGCGGCAACATGACTTGGCAAAAGCCGAACCCTATTTTTGGAGGGCACTCCCAATTTGGACAAAATCCGTAGGTGCTGAACACCCAAACATGGCCAACGCTCTCACGAGTCTTGCTCAAATTTACCAGGACAGGCAAGAATACCAAAAGGCAGAACCATTAATTAAACAGGCGTTAAAGATTCGAGAAAAGGCCTTTGGAATGGAGCATCCACAGATTGCCTCAACCCTTGAAGTGTATGGTTCTCTAATGAACTTGATGAATCGTGAAGAAGAAGCAGGAAAACTACATGCTAGAAGAGAAGCCATTTTACGCCAATGA